DNA from Macadamia integrifolia cultivar HAES 741 chromosome 12, SCU_Mint_v3, whole genome shotgun sequence:
GCGTAAGTTGTGCTCTGGTTTCTTCATGGATGGGAAGTTCTATGTGATAGGTGGGATGTCAAGTCCTACGGTCTCTTTGACTTGCGGGGAAGAGTATAATCTTGAAACGAAGAAATGGAGGAAAATTGATCGCATGTACCCAAATGTTAATAAGGTGGCTCAGGCACCTCCGCTTGTGGCAGTGGTGGATAACCAGCTCTATGCGGTTGAGCACTCAACCAACATGGTGAAGAAGTATGATAAGGAGAAGAACACTTGGTCTGTCTTGGGGAGACTCCCTGTGAGAGCTGATTCTTCAAATGGTTGGGGCCTGGCTTTCAAGGCATGCGGCAAGGAACTGCTGGTTGTAGGTGGGCAGAGGGGCCCTGAAGGTGATGGTGTTGTGTTGAACTCTTGGTGTCCAAAATCAGGGGTCAAAGATGGGACCTTGGAGTGGAAGGTGCTCGGAGTGAAGGAGCATGTTGGGGTGTTCGTCTATAACTGTGCCGTCATGGGCTGTTGAGCACTTGTTCTGCAATTTATTCACTCAGGAATCAGACATTCTGCAATCTAACCAGGTCTTTGAGGCTGCTGCTCCTTCACATGTTCTCACCACAAAATTGTGTGGGCGGCCTTCATTGATTTGAATATTCATTTTACTCTTTGACAATTTCTGTATTTGGATATGGTGCTCAATTTCATGATCACTGTCTCATGACTTTTAAGGGGAAGACTAGTGATTAGGTACACTATTGGTGCAGCTCTCTGTTTCCTCTCCACAGCCAATTTTCTGTTGAGAACATAAAAGGCATTATTTATCAAGTGAGGTGAGTTTCTTACCGATGATACATGGTTCTGTTGAGGATAACTACTACAGATTAGGAACACAAGAGTATTATCCTGCATGTCATACCGTTTCAAGTTCTCTTTTTTCAATCCATGATCAATTCTCTCTACCAATACATAGAAAGCTTTAAGGATTAAGGGGTTGGAATTTCTCATTATTGATGTGCAGTGTTGTGTTTGAAAGTGGACCCAGTCTGTTCTCTGCTATTTAAAAGCCATCTGCTGCATGATTTTTGCTCCATTTTCAACTTTAGTTAGAAACTTGTCATAGTTGCTTTAGATATTTACTTTTATACACTTTTTCCTTTGCGTAGATTCCTTATACATTTATTGCATTGAATTATTCTTccttgtatctttttttttttttttggggtagaatTCGTCCTTGTATCTAAGTTGCAACCGAATGGATGTGTACGGGCATAAATATTTCTCCTCAAGAGAATACCTGATGTATGACAGTTATTTCTCATCTCCTTCGCTATTTTATGAAGTCGGACTCTCAATCTGCCTTCTGATAAATATTAAGGGGAAAAGATTGATATGCTGCCAGTATGCAGTTTCTTTCTCACTAGTATTTTTGTATTattctttttcatcttttaaaaaaatgtgGGGTCCACACGGATGATACCTTTTTCAGAACACCCATTGGTGTGGCATGCAGATTCCTCCCCATGCTGGCAGCATGGGGAACCCTCAGAATTAATTTCATCTTGGAATTTCTTCCAGTTTTCTTTCAAAACCTCCATTGTTCACATTTCTACTCTATTTCTCAACCAAGTCTCTTCAGGTTCTAGCAAAACCAGGTGTTCTCCTTCCCTTGTATTCTTCAGTGCTCAAATCATGTTTCCAAGCATCATGTTCATAAAGAATCCCATTGCATATCTTCTGTTACTGTTAGGGGTTCCACTTAAGATCTTCTTAATTTGACCCAGTCCTGAGATAGAATCAGTTCCTGCATCCTCCTGTAGTATTCATCTTCTTGAAATCAGCTTGAACTTCCCAAACTTATAGGTGCACTTGATACACCATCATATATCCGATTTGGCTACCAGTTAAAAATTGAAGACTCTTCGAGAAGTGGATATGCTAAGCGTCTTAGGGTCTATTCGTCAGTGTTTCTTTAAATATTTCTGGTGTTCTTTTGTTCAGGACAAAAAGAACCCAAATATTGAGAATCAAAAGGACAAATTTGTTCTTTTATTCTGGATTTCCATTGAAGGATACATTCGATTAAAAATGCTCGACACCCAAACCCATAAACCCCCTTCTTCCCTTACACTACATCTCCCTCTCACTGAGCCAACACTCCCCAATGGGCAGTCTCTCACCTCTGATCTCCCCCTCTCCCATCTCTGTCGTCTCTCTCATCTCCACCCTCTGACACTCCAAAGTTCTGCAACCCCTGGCCCCTGCCCCCCTTCTCCCCATCTCTCTCATCCCTTATTTCCCTCATGAGACCAACAAATTCTTTTATGCAAAAATGAGTATTCTTTTGGAAAACTGAGACCCGTATCATATGTGTGTGAAGTGATATTGCTTCTGCTAATGTTGGTCAAGATCCAGAAATGTCAAGGATGGAACTCTCGGCAGCAAAACCGTTTCATTACATTTTTTCTGGAACATGTCTGAATTTCGCTGAACTTCACCAGAAGAGATGCCCTAGCTGGAGAACTATCCAATGGTTCTAGCAGTAGCTATTTTGGAAGATTTTCATGCTTAAGGAAACTTACTGCACTGGCCCCCATTGCCCATGTTGTTTTGGGTTCTTACTCTGATCGATGACCTTGCTTGCAATATCTTATCTGGATTAGTAGGTCACATACTGTCCTCACTCATTCTCCttatagaaagaaaatgaacagGACGATAGTAAATTTTCTTAGTTTAGCAGGGTTGCAACATCATTTGATGAGAATAATATTTTAGGTTGTGTGAGGCATCCCAATATTGTTCCTGTTTAAGGAATGAATGGCGCATTAGATTTTTAATCCACCAAAGTCTCTCTTTTCTAGCTTTCATAGCTTAAGGATCTCCCATGGTGATATTTGCTCTTCCAGTCTGATGCCGTCCAATTCATTCTGGTCTTAACTGCACATGTGCGACAAGCCTCAGTTAAGAGGTAAGTTAAGCTCAGGGGAGTGGACGCAAGAGAGCTTCATTATATattgtttttctcttcattgttccccccccccccccccccctcacatCAAGCTTTCAAATTAGAATTTTTATTACAGTTGTGAACTTGATATCAACGTTTCATAAACATGGAATGGTGAATCGAAGGCCAGTGCCTATTAGTCCGAATGGGCAAAATGTAATTGTTTGTAAATTTTCTACACAAGCTGCCAGCATAGTTGGGGACATTAAACTAGAACATAACTGTCGATCAATGATTTCCTCATCTCATCAACAATGGAGCTAGGTTGTCCTTCCCTCAACTTTAAGACACTTTCAATTACAGATAACTCTGTTGCTGTGGTGTCCGACCCATAAAATGCTGTCCGGTCATTTACAGTCATACCAGCGGCGATGACTTCGCTACCCCGGTTTACAGTCCCAGCCACCAGTGGAATCTGAAGCAGAGTTGAAAGCTCATCCAACTCTTCCAATGATGTGAGGGGATGGACCTGTTGCAGCAACAATTGTTGAGAAAATGATCATTTGAATATTAACATCAAATCCTCCAAACCAGAGAAGACTTCTCACCAATCCACCTCTGTTGGAGAAGGCACAGTAACTGCCCACAAGTATGTTTCTTGCAATTGTCTGCCTGAATACTTCAACTCCAAGAACATCTGAAATTATCTCCTCAGTTTCCTAACAAAAATCAAATGGTAAATCACTCCAGCATGAACATGTTTGATAATGTTAGTTATATTTATCTGAGAGGTATTTGCATCAGATATAATTAAAGTATGAAAGGAAGCCACCTACCTCTGCCCTAAACTAAGCAATGGGGAAATAGGTCTGGTTGATGATGTGAAAACTATATTATGAGTCTTGAGGGTTTTCTGTATTCATATTTTTCCTTCTAGGGTTTATGTGTAAGTACATATACTTCAGGGGCTTTCTTGTAATCTTCAAGAAGGATTAAGATCCCCATGCTGCCCGCTTATAAGAGTCtgttttattcattttctctctcttcctgacAATTGTAGGCCCTTATTAGCAATACTGTCCCGGAGCACTATTATTGGTGTGGTCTGGGAGATTCCTCCTACACCGACCATGGGAAACCTACCCTTTACGGGTTAAAGAATGCTACCTCATTAGTGTACCCTACGTCCAcacacatggggaagtggagcAAGGGCATGGGCGTCTTTGCACAGCAATAAGGAATGTGACACGATTTGTCAGTAAAGGGTCGAGAGGAGAGGAATGtcaggtagagagagagagagccactAGCTATAGCTGAAACAAGCATACTGATGCTCTAAGTTGAATTCTGTTCCCTGGGAGGATAATTGCCCTTCCCTAACAATTTTGGGCGCTAAGCCCATAAAACCCCACTAAAATTGGATGCTTTAGAGGTCTGAACTATGAACCATATGGGCAAAAAGTTCCAATACCCTAAAATGACCCTAGATGTTTGTGGAAATTTGTGTAAAATCTATGGAACAATCAAGTCAAAAGGTTTGATCAACTAGACAAACTAGTAAATTAATTAGTAGGGTAAAATGCTGAAAACTCTAATATGCAGTACAGTTTTGGTTGTAGGAAGATGTCCAACTGAAAATGAGTTTTCTGTAGAAGTgtgcttttcttctttcttttggtaaaatttCCTGGATAATGTTAAATAAAAATTCTACTGCAAACATATATAAACCAAATCAGGCAATGGCAATTTTTAATGTACATGAAAGAGTCAAGAAAAATGTAAACATTTTACCTTGCCAAGATCAGTATGAGCAAGAGTAACATGGTCATTGCAAGCAATGCAATTCCCTAGAGCAGATAGTCTCTCTTCGACACGTTGAACAACAACTTGGTCAGGCAGACTGTTTCTCAAGTGTTGAAGCTCTAGAAtggaaaatatttaaaataaaaaaaagaaaaaattgttgTATTAGATGTGATAGAAGTATCAATTAAATGACTGAATTTATAATAGTTCAGAAGCTAACTGCACAAACCAATAAAATATAGTACAAGCTTATGGAAGAAATTGATTCTAGAACTTATTGTTTATAATGCTATTAGCCAAACCATACTAAACAAAAATGGCAGACAAATAGAAATTATTGATGAGACAACAAGACCATTAGACCAAACCACTTAAAGGGACGGTATATGTAGGCCTGCAAACTAAAGCTTCTACAACTACATGAGGGATAACGATGACACTGGACTCAGGAGCAAACTTAAATGAAAAGCTATTCAACAAAACAATCCACTTTCTGCCATGATTTTGAGGCTTGGAAGTTTCTTTCATGATTGACCCACTGCAACCCTCTAGGCAGGCATTGCTCCTGCGGTTACTTTGTTGTCCAACTGATCTACTTCCACACAGAAATATTTAGGGAgcacccagtgcatgaggctcccggaTGTTTGAGGTCGGGGGGAGGGGGGCGAGAACTACACAGCTTTACtctgagaatgtcgagaggttgtttcgaccacttgaccaccaggtcacaACATTTGTACCTTTACCTACTTCCACAAAGAAAGCTGAAGAAAATTACTCAAGAGACACAGAATCTCCCATTATATCATGCCTTTGTAGAGAAATGCAGGCCTGCATAGGACCTTTGTATCATCCTTCTTCATGGACATTAAATGAGTGGAAGCAGTCTACCTGCTATAAAACCCACAAGAGATTCTCCAGCTTGGAAGCAGTCTACTATGACATAAAACTCTCTCATCACTTAAAACTTCTAGATAATTAACAGTAACATAAAGAATAAAACTACCACATGACTAACCTGTCCCATATTTACCTTGATCTGTGGTATTGTGTGGCAAGAGAAGGCCATTCTTATTTCCTGCCATGAAAAGCAAGCAATAAGGTTAAGGCAAGTAAGATAATGGAAATTGCTCAAAATCTTCATGGGGTTCAAGCCTGATTCCTAAAGAACTTCAGAATTCTTACCAACACATAGTCGTCCAATAATTCTAGAGCCTGCTATGGATGTTTTAATCAGAGGGATAACACCTGCTAGCTCAGCTTCAAATGTGCTGCAGAGACTCAGAAACTTATTCTTCTCGATACAATTGAGAGACAGGAATCACATTATATAGTTCAAACATTCTCACCTGTAGAAGTTCTCTGGTCCTTCAATTGCAACCAGGCAATATGCATTTGTCAacttggagaaaaccccaatatCACATGAGTTCTCAAACTGGAGTCCTGCAGTCACATTTTCAGAAAGTTTTTAGAATGAAGTCTTCAACAAGTGGTAATCCATCAGTGAAATGTTTTTTCAGATATAAACATATAAGTTGAGCAAATAACGTTATATACGTTTAGCAacacattctcggggtaaggctgcatagttctccccccaaccccccgacctcgcacatgcgggagccttgtgTATATGCCCATTTTATTATAGTAACGCTGGACAACAACTATAGGAAATCATTTTCATGTTTTAACATGTTTGTGTATTCAAAGATGCTCTTCTCCATCTTTACAATACAGAGGGGAAAAATGTTTTCCTCCTTTCACCTCTCCTATTGCATTATGAAATGCTAACCTTTATGCCTATCTCCTCTTCAAAGTATCACAAAACCAGAAAAGTTTGGCATGTTATGTTTTTTATGTGCTCCAGATTAATCATCCATCTCCACATTCAAAGACAGTATGTATGTACAAACATCAATTACTCCATTTTAACACACACCCCCTTCCCCCAGTGTATAATCCTTACACCATGTGGACTACTGCACAACTCCACCCCCACTAGAACTACTAGGCCAGGATTACAAACAAACAAGTAAAACCATTTAAGAATTAGTAAATTCTAGCATATTGACAGAGTAAAAGACCACTTTGAAAAATTGGACATAGGAATTCAAGTGTACAATGGTTGAAGGAATAGCTAGCATTTATTGAATCTTATAGAAATCCATACCCATTGAATAAGTGGGTTAGTTAGTTTAGAAGGTCAAAATGGACCGGCTTCCTCTGTTTAAATTGTTTAGAATTGAAATGGGTAGAGGTAGATGTGAAGGTTGGGTAATGTGGGTTCCTAAAGGCATTCAGAACTGTCTAAAGTTtctcaaaaccaaatcaaaatgattCCAATATGTTCTTTTTCTACAACCCAACATTGAGCAAAAGGTTCTTTTGTGTTGTGTGCAAGAGGTTGATTAGAGGAAACAAGGAATCATCAATGCTTTCAAGTTGTTTCAGAGTTCTCTATGAAGCTTTTCAagtagaaacaacagaaaatgtTCCTAGGAGCACTTCGCTCTCAGTAAAAGCTAGATAATGAGATTCCCCACAAAACCAGAAATCGTGTAAGAGATACTTACGGATTGCCATGAAGAAAATGATGATGGGAAACCCCAAATCTTAACTTTTGGAACTTCAAAACCTGCAGCAATTGAAATCAAAGCATCACCAATTtcaggttttgattttaaaaggGCATAGAGAAAGTGGAAGAAGGCTTATTGAGGTTTAAGGTCAAACTCTTCAAAGTCAAAAGCATCTTAACTGTGTTATCGATGGATCGATTTTTGCCACGTGGTTGAATCAATGCAAACCGTTGAATGAGAAAAGGACATCATCTTGTACTGGTCCCTTATCAAATATGCTCAAGCATAGCATAACATTTGAGTGCTTAACCACCTAGGTTTTCCATTTAATCTATATTTTAGTGTAGAGTGTAGCCAcgcttttttttggggggggggggggNNNNNNNNNNNNNNNNNNNNGCGGGGGGGGGGGATCTTCTATCGGTCTATCCCATACCAATCACAGCGTGGAAAACATTTGTGTCCGGTAAAAGATTTACAAGTAGAGAGAGTGTTAATATGGATTGCACATAATTAACTTGTAAGAGGACATGAGAAATAATCCCCACAATGTGAGCTAAGATCTTTCCCAACTACTTTATATATGagaaaaggttctttgagccAACCATGGAGGATACCCtagccactctctctctctctctctctctctctctctctctctctctctatatatatatatatatatatgaatatattttgtcaTTCCTAAGTGATGCGGTCCCCTATGCTACTTACTCAGGTAACCCTATTCTTATATACATAGAGGGATGATATCATTAAGTATTATCGGGTATATATtattaacccaagggggtacCATAgatggtgagcaacgaacttggtacgagccataaactcggatatcctaagttcgactcccactaggcacaccttggaccACTCATACgggagtgtttagtgctcttcactgctttcagtgaaactGGATAAAATTGGTATCAATTGAATGCGATATCAAGTCTTACAGATCTAATACTGATCAATTGGTACGATCCATTGTTTTAAAAAGTTCGAGCTTCCTGGTGAGCATGGACTTTTTACTCACTACAACTTACCAACTGTGTTAGGCACTTGTAGTTTTGACTCCATTTGTTTAATAAGTTAATTACTCTCACTCCCCTATATTGGTCATATATTTACTCATACTCCTATACTTGTCCTATATTGACTCAAACTCCGTAATCCAAACTTTTTTTCTAATTCACCCAAAGAGAAAACTTTCACCTCTTTTTCTCCCatgttaattcttttttttttcttttttcttataagaTTCTCCCATGTTAATTCAAAATAGTAACCTTGAATTGGATGGCCTGAGTTTTGTAAATTTTCCTTTGTGTAAAGTTGAAGTTGCTGATCTTACTCATAGACCCTAATGGTTGCATGTTAAATTGTTCTGTTGGCTTTAGTGATTGGCGTTAGCGTTTTACTTAAACAAGCAATGGGTGAGCCCcaacaaacaagaagaagatgtgATTATTTCTTGTGGATATTGCAATTTTAGCATTTGATAtagcatctacgatttaagtggagatcgtggCAGAGAGTTGCTGCGCTAGTCTCCCCgaagattagtcgaggtgtgcgtaaactggcccggacaccttggtcaaaaaaaaaaaatctgatatgAACCTATGATGACCTTTTGTTAAATACGTGCTAGCTCCATTGATGCTTGGAGGAGATGTCAAGAGGGAAGAGACATTCAGCCAAATATTCAGCTTCTTTCGTAGAAGGGCTAACTCCATTATTGGTGGCTGACCATCTTTTCTTTGCAAGCATTTTAAACCCTTTGCTCAGCTGGGCTCTAGTTTGTATGGCTTACGGGATACTAGGATGGGCTTGGACTAATCTTTTTTACCCTCAAGTTTGGCCCATATCATCTATGTTTCTCAGTGCTCATTAATGGGTTTGGACTggttctctctctatatattaataatagcctattcttttttttttttaaatactagtTTAAGGGCCACTAGGCCAAGCAAGACCCACTAAGAGGTCAGCAAGAGGTGCTCATTGGACCATATTTACTGCAGTACTACAACTACTGCTAATACTATTTTTTGAGGTGGAGTAAGGAGTGTGATACCAGTGACGTTTCCTTCACTCATGCTTGCACCCAACTACCTAGCTGCATGCTACTGAGCTAAAAGCTCATCCTCTGATAGCCCAATTATAAGTTGTTGTATTGCATTGGTCCATTGTTTCAGAATCACTGAAGAGTAGGTTTATTTAGGCAAGTAAGGACTAAAATTTTAgggagaagttttccttcaccatgtGGTGAACATCACTGCATGGATTGAAGGGACGAGACCCCTTTAGCCCCTCCCCCAAAGAGTGGCCTTGAGGCCACGAGGTGAATGGACACTTGTTCACTGTGGCTTTCGGGAAATTGCTATCACTTTTTATTTCGTATGAATAGCTCGCGACGCTTCTAGAATACGGCAGGCTAAGCCTAATCTGATGTCCATTGTGCAACTGATTTATAAATGGGCATATGATGagcttaatttttttctccatttgatCTTATTAACCTTTCATTCAGTGATGATTATCCTTTAACAATTGATTTGGGTTCTCCTATCTTGATTATGATGTGGACTCTGATCATAGATCTATTGGAGCAGGATGGACTTCTcctttattatttaatattcaATTTGTGATAATTTATATAGATCATATTCTTGTACATAGAAGTcctcaagaataaaaaattaaaaaattacaacaagGCTTGCGGGGAGCAAAGTCTGAATAGATTGCCAAGAAGTGGTGATTACTTGGCTAACTTAGGGTCTCGAGCACAATGACCTTGGGAAATTTATTCTTTACTACATGATGTTTCTATGTTGATGAAAACTATTTTggaattatttatattttaaagaagAATTGGCAAACTATTTATGTACCTCAAAggttaaaggaaaaaaaaattcgcCGTTGCCTTCATTGTAACTCCTGATAGTagtcagaaaaataaaatcccaaggtaggtttgaaaataccttCTCAAGGTGAAATTTTCCACTTCtatcataaaataaataaataaacactcTAATATACACGTTAATACCTCCAAAAAATCCGCAGCAAGGAAAGAAGCTTCACCAGGACCGGAGAGATGGTAAGTTTGCCCCATTCTCCCACATGCCTAAGATGCCTTCCAGTCAGAGAAAGTGAGTTCTTTGTCCTGGTTTGACAATCAAATTATATGATACAATGAGGACAAAAGCTTGCCCTAGATAGGAACTTGGAAGGTTATTCAATAAGCATGTCGGCTTTGATCTTCTTCACAAAATGGAAGGCCTGGATGGAATCAATTTATGACCCACGTGAAGGATATATTTGATGAAAGTGAAGGGCTGATCAGGTTAGATGTGATAGATCCAAGAGCTGCTCCTGCTTCGGACTTCTATAGCCTAGAGAgcctagagagagaaagagctaGAGGGAATAAGACATTAGGGCATCATCATGGTTGAACCTTGAACAGTAGTTGAACGTAATCATGCATGGCATTGGGCTGGGCCTCTGTGAGAAAGGCATGCGTATGGGAATGTgaatggagatgatgatgggGTGCTGCCACGTGAGATGAGGTGCGTGGGGAAtcgagatagagagagaagagagagagaaccgtccACTGTGGCCACTGGCCACTGTGGGCAATGTGAGGCTGTGAGGAGTGGGAGGGAGGAATGGAATCTGAGAGGGAAGACTCACTCGCATCCAAACACCAAGGCGTAGCCATCTCTCACAAGAGGATTCCCACACTTGTTCCCTTCCAACACTATAAACGATAAGAAACTTAccattttaaatcttataaCCTTTACTGTCCTTTCACCATATTCATCATCTATGTAAAAGGAAAGAACCAGTTGCAgcttttttctaatttctacACAGAAGATCCATGATCAGCTCCAATCAATGCTTCTCTGCCCTTTggatgtctctctctttctctctcttgtttttaatccattttccctttt
Protein-coding regions in this window:
- the LOC122058280 gene encoding eukaryotic translation initiation factor 6-2-like isoform X2, coding for MAIRLQFENSCDIGVFSKLTNAYCLVAIEGPENFYSTFEAELAGVIPLIKTSIAGSRIIGRLCVGNKNGLLLPHNTTDQELQHLRNSLPDQVVVQRVEERLSALGNCIACNDHVTLAHTDLGKETEEIISDVLGVEVFRQTIARNILVGSYCAFSNRGGLVHPLTSLEELDELSTLLQIPLVAGTVNRGSEVIAAGMTVNDRTAFYGSDTTATELSVIESVLKLREGQPSSIVDEMRKSLIDSYVLV
- the LOC122058280 gene encoding eukaryotic translation initiation factor 6-2-like isoform X1 — protein: MAIRLQFENSCDIGVFSKLTNAYCLVAIEGPENFYSTFEAELAGVIPLIKTSIAGSRIIGRLCVGNKNGLLLPHNTTDQGKYGTELQHLRNSLPDQVVVQRVEERLSALGNCIACNDHVTLAHTDLGKETEEIISDVLGVEVFRQTIARNILVGSYCAFSNRGGLVHPLTSLEELDELSTLLQIPLVAGTVNRGSEVIAAGMTVNDRTAFYGSDTTATELSVIESVLKLREGQPSSIVDEMRKSLIDSYVLV